The proteins below come from a single Carassius auratus strain Wakin unplaced genomic scaffold, ASM336829v1 scaf_tig00040307, whole genome shotgun sequence genomic window:
- the LOC113084574 gene encoding uncharacterized protein LOC113084574 translates to MASAKSHKGMSNAEWLARLESFAQTGVWPSTQGNRPSPRQKRWHEMYQKIEKCPLQMRGQTTLLKEAQTCICGFHKVHPPVTGEASQSTPAQSTPSVSDVSCPAKRPKLTLSMFEKSRFGGSHVAAAKPNLSTQRKTSQMLEHSSSATVSCPPSDPHPPPSPKPHQPVIQSSSSFFLPPPQSSQRIKKTATPSTVSENTVVRSPVSSQPEDLPLLWPQTMPQQDQKWVSEALFRVGAKGKLELRENLQLWYHPPPPALLYHQAPTPDRFFSQRLLLWMPYKLWKVRLQCTNPACARQQLCGGGLHRRVRQVLDIDRYYNLVTETLICTRCRTSYLSWSQAVLQQLDLAHRSEFRVILTRKYACDIRVLRLLRERGMGNGPVRIIGQLRENHSEEWLKRALRYTSECVAFFDNRGLHPLHFQEPPPLASVPSYKWLLTVYSQDILNRLDHIKASITSTYGSILKMDSTKKITKKLSGPAKGTAQWLTSVGNEIGQVLMSVLTANEGAGLDLMAAGLMERYRSAGVDPPTIIYVDCDCCKKVGETKLKRRFSGWPDVIVRLDIWHFMRRLAVGCTTDAHQLYPTFMARLSSCIFEWDAGDLTLLRQAKREQLIQQGWPTLSEAELDHHLTKAELLQHCRRRTREKKPLSASLICSPESSWVARGMMLLVFLYLTV, encoded by the exons ATGGCTTCAGCTAAGTCTCACAAAGGCATGAGTAATGCTGAATGGCTTGCGCGTCTGGAGAGTTTTGCCCAAACAGGAGTTTGGCCATCTACACAGGGGAATAGACCTTCTCCCCGACAAAAACGATGGCATGAGATGTATCAGAAG ATAGAAAAGTGCCCTCTGCAAATGAGGGGACAGACCACTCTTCTGAAGGAAGCTCAGACATGTATTTGTGGCTTTCACAAG GTTCATCCACCAGTCACAGGGGAAGCATCACAGAGCACCCCGGCCCAAAGCACACCCTCTGTCAGCGATGTGTCATGTCCTGCAAAGAGACCTAAACTGACATTGTCAATG TTTGAAAAGTCAAGGTTTGGAGGCTCACATGTGGCAGCAGCAAAACCTAATTTGAGCACCCAGAGGAAAACCTCTCAG ATGTTAGAGCACTCCAGTTCAGCTACAGTTTCATGTCCACCCTCtgatcctcatcctcctccatcCCCCAAACCTCATCAGCCCGTCATCCAGTCCTCCTCTTCCTTCTTCCTTCCTCCACCTCAGAGTTCACAACGCATCAAAAAAACAGCAACGCCATCAACTGTTTCTGAGAATACTGTTGTGAGGAGCCCA GTCTCATCTCAGCCAGAAGATCTCCCCCTTCTGTGGCCACAGACAATGCCACAGCAAGACCAGAAGTGGGTGTCAGAAGCACTTTTTAGGGTTGGTGCAAAGGGAAAGCTGGAGCTGCGTGAAAACCTACAGTTGTGGTATCACCCCCCACCACCAGCCCTGTTGTACCACCAAGCTCCAACACCTGATAGGTTTTTTTCACAGCGTCTCTTGCTCTGGATGCCATATAAGCTGTGGAAGGTGCGGCTCCAGTGTACTAACCCTGCCTGTGCCAGGCAACAGCTGTGTGGTGGTGGACTGCACAGGAGGGTACGACAGGTGTTAGACATTGACAGATACTACAACCTGGTGACAGAGACCCTGATCTGCACCAGGTGTAGAACCAGCTATCTGTCCTGGAGTCAAGCTGTGCTGCAGCAGTTGGACCTGGCCCATCGATCTGAATTCAGGGTCATCCTCACACGCAA GTATGCCTGTGACATTCGGGTTCTTCGCTTGCTGCGTGAGAGGGGCATGGGGAATGGCCCAGTGAGGATCATCGGCCAGCTGAGAGAGAACCACAGTGAGGAGTGGTTGAAACGTGCGCTTCGGTACACATCAGAGTGTGTGGCCTTTTTTGATAATCGTGGCCTGCATCCGCTGCACTTCCAGGAGCCACCACCACTTGCTTCAGTACCCAGCTACAAATGGCTCCTCACTGTATATAGTCAGGACATTCTCAACAGGCTCGATCACATAAAGGCCAGCATAACATCCACGTATGGATCAATCTTAAAAATGGATTCAACTAAGAAG ATCACCAAGAAGTTGAGCGGGCCTGCGAAAGGCACAGCACAGTGGCTTACCTCAGTGGGCAATGAGATAGGTCAGGTGCTGATGAGTGTCCTGACTGCGAATGAAGGGGCTGGGTTAGACCTCATGGCTGCAGGGCTCATGGAGCGATACCGGAGTGCTGGTGTTGATCCTCCCACTATCATTTATGTGGACTGTGATTGTTGCAAGAAAGTGGGAGAGACTAAATTGAAGAGGCGGTTCAGCGGCTGGCCAGATGTCATCGTCCGCCTAGACATTTGGCATTTTATGCGACGTCTGGCAGTAGGGTGCACCACTGACGCCCACCAGTTGTACCCTACTTTTATGGCAAGGCTGTCATCCTGTATTTTTGAGTGGGATGCAGGGGATCTCACTCTGCTGAGACAGGCCAAAAGGGAGCAACTCATCCAACAGGGCTGGCCTACTCTGTCGGAGGCAGAACTGGACCATCATTTAACTAAAGCTGAGCTGCTCCAGCACTGCAGGAGGAGAACACGGGAGAAGAAACCACTTTCCGCCTCCTTGATATGCTCACCAGAGAGCTCATGGGTGGCAAGGGGAATGATGCTCTTGGTGTTCCTCTACTTGACAGTGTGA